GGGCGCTGAACCTGGAGCCGTGGGTGTACGTCGGCGTTGGCAGGAATGGGCTCGACAACGCCGCGCGCGCCGTCCAGAATCCCATTCCGCCGAACGTGCCCGGCATCCTGAGCGTGGGAGTCGGAGCGGCCGTGATGGCGTTCCTGCTGATCATGCGCCATCAGTTTTTGTGGTGGCCCCTGCATCCTCTCGGGTACGCGCTGGGCATCACGTGGGCTCCGTTCCATCTGTGGTTCTCGACGCTCGTCGGATGGACGGCGAAGCTGCTGATCCTGCGGTTCGGCGGATTCGGGCTGTACCGACGCTGGCGGCCGCTGTTCCTGGGCTTGATCCTGGGCGAGTACTTCATGACGGCTATATGGAGCTTCATCGGCTTGTTCACGCGAGTCAGCTACTGGGGCCTGCCGCACTAGGAGACGCCGTGCCGACGCTCGAAGCGCGAGCCATCACGAAAGACTTCGCCGGCGTCCGCGCGCTGGACTGCGTCTCGCTGCGGATCGAGTCCGGTGAGATTCATGCGCTCTGCGGTGAGAACGGCGCGGGCAAGTCGACGCTCATCCGTGTCTTCTCGGGCGTCTGGCGGTATGGAACGTACGCCGGGGAAGTCGTCCTCGATGGCGCGCCGATCCGCCTCGACTCCATCCGCGATGCCGAGCTAGCCGGGATCGCGGTCATCCACCAAGAGCTCGCCTTGGTTCCTGACCTCTCCATCGCCGAGAACCTGTTCCTGGGCAACGAACGGACACGCCGGGGCGTTCTGAGTCGCCGAGAGATGGTCGAGCTCTCGCGCGAGCAGCTTCGCCAAGTGGGGCTCGACGCCGATCCGCGAACGCGGCTGGGCGACCTGGGCGGAGGAGCCCAGCAGCTCGTCGAGATCGCCAAGGCGCTGCTGCGGAACGCGCGACTGCTGATTCTCGACGAACCCACCGCTGCGCTGACGCCCTCTGAATGCGGTCGGCTGCTCGACATCCTCCGACGGCTCAGGGAGCGAGGCGCCACCATCGTCTACATCTCGCACAAGCTCGAGGAGGTGTTCGACATCGCTGACCGAGTCACGGTTCTGCGCGATGGGAGCGTCGTCGAGACCTGGCCCGTGGCGGAGCTCACACGCGATACCCTCATCGCTCACATGGTTGGGCGCGATCTGGATCGGCTCTACCCGCCGCGGCGTCGGGTCGGAACCGCCGATCCGAACGGCCCCCCGCCCGCTCTGCGCGTGGAGCGATGGTCGGTCCGTTCGCCGGACGGGAAGCCGCTGGTGGAGGACGTGTCGTTCGAGGCGCGGTACGGCGAGGTGCTGGGCGTCGCAGGGCTCGTCGGGGCAGGCCGGACGGAACTGCTGATGAGCCTGTTCGGCTGGCGGCAAGACGAGGTACGGGGCTCGCTGCGCATCGACGGGCGACCGTCGGCGATCAAGAGCCCTCGCGATGCCATCGTCCACGGGATCGCCCTCGTCGCCGAGGATCGCAAGCGCTACGGCGTCCTGCTCGATTGGGCGCTCGACCGCAACATCAGCCTTCCGAGCCTCGCAGACCTGCGCCGATGGCTGGTCATCGACCGGGCGAGGGAACGCGAGTTGGCAGATCGCGCCGTCCGCGCTCTCGACATCCGGGCGTCGGGTCTCGACGCGCCGGTGAGAACGCTGAGCGGCGGGAACCAGCAGAAGGTCGTCCTCGGCAAGTGGACGAGCCGGTCGCCGCGCATCCTGCTGCTCGATGAGCCGACGCGTGGCATCGACGTCGGCGCGAAAGCCGAGATTCATGCGCTCATCGACCGGCTCGCCCGCGA
This genomic interval from Candidatus Poribacteria bacterium contains the following:
- a CDS encoding sugar ABC transporter ATP-binding protein — protein: MELHRLVHASQLLGPAALGDAVPTLEARAITKDFAGVRALDCVSLRIESGEIHALCGENGAGKSTLIRVFSGVWRYGTYAGEVVLDGAPIRLDSIRDAELAGIAVIHQELALVPDLSIAENLFLGNERTRRGVLSRREMVELSREQLRQVGLDADPRTRLGDLGGGAQQLVEIAKALLRNARLLILDEPTAALTPSECGRLLDILRRLRERGATIVYISHKLEEVFDIADRVTVLRDGSVVETWPVAELTRDTLIAHMVGRDLDRLYPPRRRVGTADPNGPPPALRVERWSVRSPDGKPLVEDVSFEARYGEVLGVAGLVGAGRTELLMSLFGWRQDEVRGSLRIDGRPSAIKSPRDAIVHGIALVAEDRKRYGVLLDWALDRNISLPSLADLRRWLVIDRARERELADRAVRALDIRASGLDAPVRTLSGGNQQKVVLGKWTSRSPRILLLDEPTRGIDVGAKAEIHALIDRLARDGAAVVMVSSELPEILGMSDRIIVLHRGRLVGSFDEVEGLAQTDVMSLAFQTNGGR